A single genomic interval of Helianthus annuus cultivar XRQ/B chromosome 6, HanXRQr2.0-SUNRISE, whole genome shotgun sequence harbors:
- the LOC110896055 gene encoding cytoplasmic 60S subunit biogenesis factor REI1 homolog 1, whose protein sequence is MLGLRCNACNKEFTDVKSQKTHYKSEWHRYNIKRKIAGVPGVTEALFLARQSALAKENSKLHETPMLYTCGLCGKGYRSSNAHAQHLKSRVHTAWASQADHQSESTAIIKPLPTRVANKLPQHDDEESDEWEEVDQDVDLLYSNHNEMDGSLSSDVDMDEGEEELDPTCCFMCDQEHKTIESCMIHMHKSHGFFIPDVEYLKDPYGFFTYLGLKVKRDYMCLYCSSSCQPFNSLEAVRKHMVAKGHCRVHYGDGDEGEAELDEFYDYSSSYVDGNGTQLATLDVGGDRIELGSGGSELIITRSTDDGISTKAIGSRGYIRYYRQQPRPSPNSIATTAVLAARYRSMGLSTVQSKENMVRMKVMNRSGVETMRSKIGMNSNVIRNLPKNVTH, encoded by the exons aTGTTAGGGTTAAGATGCAATGCCTGCAACAAAGAATTCACCGATGTAAAAAGTCAGAAGACCCATTACAAGTCTGAGTGGCACCGCTACAACATCAAACGCAAG ATTGCAGGGGTTCCAGGAGTGACAGAAGCGCTCTTCTTAGCCAGACAGTCCGCGCTAGCTAAAGAGAACAGTAAGCTGCACGAGACGCCTATGCTGTATACGTGTGGCCTATGTGGCAAAGGATATAGAAGTTCAAATGCTCATGCTCAGCATCTAAAATCTAGGGTTCATACAGCATGGGCCTCTCAGGCTGATCATCAAAGTGAGAGTACTGCAATAATAAAGCCACTTCCGACCCGTGTGGCGAATAAACTTCCCCAACACGACGATGAAGAAAGTGATGAATGGGAGGAGGTTGACCAAGATGTTGACTTATTGTATTCGAATCATAATGAGATGGATGGATCATTATCCTCTGATGTGGATATGGATGAAGGCGAAGAGGAGCTGGATCCGACGTGTTGCTTTATGTGTGACCAAGAGCATAAAACTATTGAAAGCTGCATGATTCATATGCACAAAAGTCATGGTTTTTTCATACCCGATGTCGAGTATCTGAAAGATCCATATGGCTTTTTTACTTATCTTGGACTCAAG GTGAAGCGCGATTACATGTGTTTGTATTGCAGCAGTAGTTGCCAACCTTTCAACAGTTTAGAAGCGGTTAGGAAACACATGGTGGCAAAAGGTCATTGCAGAGTGCACTATGGTGATGGTGATGAAGGAGAAGCTGAGCTGGACGAATTCTATGATTATAGCAGCAG CTATGTAGATGGAAATGGGACGCAGCTCGCTACTCTTGATGTCGGCGGTGACCGCATAGAACTTGGAAGTGGTGGATCTGAACTCATTATTACTAGATCAACTGATGATGGAATATCTACAAAAGCAATTGGTTCCCGGGGATATATACGTTATTATCGTCAACAACCACGTCCATCTCCAAATAGCATTGCCACTACAGCTGTGCTAGCTGCTAG GTATAGGAGCATGGGTTTGTCAACAGTGCAGTCGAAAGAGAACATGGTGAGAATGAAGGTGATGAATAGGTCAGGGGTAGAGACGATGCGATCCAAGATAGGAATGAATAGTAATGTCATCCGTAATCTTCCAAAGAATGTTACACATTAA
- the LOC110896056 gene encoding SH3 domain-containing protein 1 isoform X2 yields MEALRRQASKFREQVAKQQQAVLSRLGKDAEIFDEEELRCHQKLQDLYKSTRETKHFQKDIVRGVEGFISIGKKQNQIEKRFAEDCRKYGTENVNPGFPLVRAATELGTSRHSIEDKRETMLEILNHQVSEPLKASIKSASLEDARHLARSCDRLRQEVESQAVEVLRRQTKVRDPTPESALKLKNMEARLSELRSSMITLQKEAISAMLSVEEQQQQITLQKLLMIVDAERSYHRHVLSILEELHAELILAKHMQESSSQSATEKDVIVPSGDITQRVHNENKDYDYFIGKVIHPFDAQADGELSLNVDDYVIVRQIVVYVWIVT; encoded by the exons atggAAGCTTTAAGAAGACAAGCTAGCAAATTTAGGGAACAAGTAGCCAAACAGCAGCAG GCTGTATTAAGCCGACTGGGTAAAGATGCTGAAATATTCGATGAAGAAGAACTTCGGTGTCATCAGAAACTTCAAGATCTTTATAAATCTACCAGGGAGACTAAG CATTTCCAAAAGGACATTGTTCGTGGTGTTGAAGGGTTTATTTCAATAGGCAAAAAGCAAAATCAAATAG AAAAAAGGTTTGCTGAAGATTGTCGCAAATATGGGACCGAAAATGTAAATCCTGGTTTCCCCCTTGTAAGAGCTGCTACGGAACTTGGCACTTCACGTCATTCTATTGAAGACAAGCGGGAAACTATGCTTGAGATACTTAACCACCAG GTATCCGAGCCGTTAAAAGCATCAATAAAATCAGCTTCATTGGAAGATGCTCGCCACTTGGCACGCAGTTGTGATAGACTCCGCCAAGAAGTTGAGAGTCAG GCAGTGGAAGTATTAAGGCGGCAAACAAAGGTCCGAGATCCTACTCCAGAGAGTGCGTTAAAACTTAAAAACATGGAAGCACGGTTAAGTGAGCTCCGATCTTCGATGATCACACTTCAGAAAGAAGCAATCTCCGCGATGTTGTCGGTagaggaacaacaacaacaaataaccTTGCAAAAGCTTCTTATGATA GTGGATGCCGAAAGGTCTTATCACCGCCACGTTTTGTCTATTCTAGAGGAGCTACATGCTGAG CTGATTTTGGCAAAGCATATGCAAGAATCATCGTCTCAATCTGCTACCGAGAAAGATGTTATTGTTCCATCTGGCGACATCACTCAACGCGTACACAATGAAAATAAAGATTATGATTATTTTATTGGAAAG GTCATTCATCCATTTGATGCTCAAGCAGACGGTGAGCTGAGCTTAAATGTTGATGATTATGTTATAGTTCGCCAG ATTGTTGTGTACGTTTGGATTGTTACTTGA
- the LOC110896056 gene encoding SH3 domain-containing protein 2 isoform X1, protein MEALRRQASKFREQVAKQQQAVLSRLGKDAEIFDEEELRCHQKLQDLYKSTRETKHFQKDIVRGVEGFISIGKKQNQIEKRFAEDCRKYGTENVNPGFPLVRAATELGTSRHSIEDKRETMLEILNHQVSEPLKASIKSASLEDARHLARSCDRLRQEVESQAVEVLRRQTKVRDPTPESALKLKNMEARLSELRSSMITLQKEAISAMLSVEEQQQQITLQKLLMIVDAERSYHRHVLSILEELHAELILAKHMQESSSQSATEKDVIVPSGDITQRVHNENKDYDYFIGKVIHPFDAQADGELSLNVDDYVIVRQVSPNGWSEGECNGKIGWFPSAYLERQDIQKN, encoded by the exons atggAAGCTTTAAGAAGACAAGCTAGCAAATTTAGGGAACAAGTAGCCAAACAGCAGCAG GCTGTATTAAGCCGACTGGGTAAAGATGCTGAAATATTCGATGAAGAAGAACTTCGGTGTCATCAGAAACTTCAAGATCTTTATAAATCTACCAGGGAGACTAAG CATTTCCAAAAGGACATTGTTCGTGGTGTTGAAGGGTTTATTTCAATAGGCAAAAAGCAAAATCAAATAG AAAAAAGGTTTGCTGAAGATTGTCGCAAATATGGGACCGAAAATGTAAATCCTGGTTTCCCCCTTGTAAGAGCTGCTACGGAACTTGGCACTTCACGTCATTCTATTGAAGACAAGCGGGAAACTATGCTTGAGATACTTAACCACCAG GTATCCGAGCCGTTAAAAGCATCAATAAAATCAGCTTCATTGGAAGATGCTCGCCACTTGGCACGCAGTTGTGATAGACTCCGCCAAGAAGTTGAGAGTCAG GCAGTGGAAGTATTAAGGCGGCAAACAAAGGTCCGAGATCCTACTCCAGAGAGTGCGTTAAAACTTAAAAACATGGAAGCACGGTTAAGTGAGCTCCGATCTTCGATGATCACACTTCAGAAAGAAGCAATCTCCGCGATGTTGTCGGTagaggaacaacaacaacaaataaccTTGCAAAAGCTTCTTATGATA GTGGATGCCGAAAGGTCTTATCACCGCCACGTTTTGTCTATTCTAGAGGAGCTACATGCTGAG CTGATTTTGGCAAAGCATATGCAAGAATCATCGTCTCAATCTGCTACCGAGAAAGATGTTATTGTTCCATCTGGCGACATCACTCAACGCGTACACAATGAAAATAAAGATTATGATTATTTTATTGGAAAG GTCATTCATCCATTTGATGCTCAAGCAGACGGTGAGCTGAGCTTAAATGTTGATGATTATGTTATAGTTCGCCAG GTGTCTCCTAATGGATGGTCCGAAGGGGAGTGCAATGGCAAGATTGGTTGGTTCCCGTCAGCTTATTTAGAAAGGCAAGATATTCAAAAGAACTAG